In a genomic window of Lacrimispora sp. BS-2:
- a CDS encoding BMC domain-containing protein encodes MKTNRNAIGVLEINYYANTVVVVDQALKAAEVEIVSCHKRLGGRLCHTVLAGETSAVRAAVEAAREAGRMVGDDNVKVSVSIENPHPEVIKLLNMIDRHEKEKDCVKPEEEENKIKEEK; translated from the coding sequence ATGAAAACAAACCGAAACGCCATTGGGGTTTTAGAAATTAATTATTATGCCAATACCGTAGTGGTGGTGGACCAGGCCTTAAAGGCGGCTGAAGTGGAAATCGTAAGCTGTCATAAGAGGCTGGGAGGAAGGCTGTGCCACACGGTATTAGCGGGCGAGACCTCGGCGGTTCGTGCAGCCGTGGAGGCGGCCAGAGAGGCCGGACGGATGGTGGGAGACGACAACGTTAAGGTGTCCGTATCCATTGAAAACCCTCATCCGGAGGTAATAAAGCTTTTAAATATGATAGACAGGCATGAAAAGGAAAAGGATTGTGTAAAAC
- a CDS encoding BMC domain-containing protein: MASTSIGLVETRGLTASIEAADAMLKAADVELVGTEKIGSGLVTVIVTGEVGAVKAATEAGEAAASRIGELVAVHVIPRPHQDIDKILPRIK, encoded by the coding sequence ATGGCATCCACATCAATTGGGTTGGTTGAAACAAGGGGTCTGACTGCATCCATCGAAGCAGCAGATGCAATGCTGAAGGCGGCAGACGTTGAACTGGTGGGAACCGAGAAAATCGGTTCCGGTCTGGTAACCGTCATTGTAACCGGAGAGGTAGGCGCGGTAAAAGCAGCTACCGAGGCAGGAGAGGCGGCGGCTTCCAGAATTGGAGAGCTGGTGGCGGTCCATGTGATTCCCAGGCCGCACCAGGATATTGACAAAATTTTGCCAAGGATCAAATAG
- a CDS encoding BMC domain-containing protein: MAIGFLECAGYGAVLYAMDKACKAANVRIIGIDTINPKDTAAFIPLTVQVKFEGGIDDVKEACEAAERAALKFNSPNEVLTEIIENPYEGTKALSHITKVSFGEENIINFRR, translated from the coding sequence ATGGCGATCGGCTTTTTGGAGTGTGCAGGATATGGGGCAGTTCTTTATGCCATGGATAAGGCCTGTAAGGCGGCAAATGTGAGGATTATCGGTATCGACACCATCAATCCCAAAGATACGGCCGCGTTCATTCCCCTTACGGTCCAGGTGAAATTTGAAGGCGGAATTGATGACGTGAAAGAGGCCTGCGAGGCGGCAGAACGGGCAGCTCTTAAATTTAACAGTCCGAATGAGGTTCTGACAGAGATCATTGAAAACCCATATGAGGGAACAAAGGCGTTGTCTCATATAACAAAGGTATCTTTCGGGGAAGAAAACATTATAAATTTCAGGAGGTAG
- a CDS encoding aldehyde dehydrogenase family protein produces MEIGAKEIELIVREVLAGIEGRGVKPSCIPSQSENGVFDRVEDAIAAAHAAQRQWAEHYRVGDRRRIIEAIRLTAKSHAKTLAKMVWEETGMGRFEDKIQKHMAVIEKTPGVECLTTDAISGDEGLMIEEYAPFGVIGAITPSTNPTETIINNTISMIAGGNSVVFNVHPGAKRCCAHCLKLLHQAIVENGGPANLITMQKEPDMEAVSKMTADPRIRLMVGTGGMPMVNALLRSGKKTIGAGAGNPPVIVDDTADISLAAKEIYRGASFDNNILCLAEKEVFVMERAADELVNKLEKEGAYLLNSMELNEILKFAMIEKNGSYEVNKRWVGKDAARFLEAIGVSGHKDVRLLICETDRSHPFVMVEQLMPILPIVRLRTFEECVECAVAAESGNRHTASMFSRNVENMTKFGKVIETTIFTKNGSTLKGVGIGGEGHTTMTIAGPTGEGLTCARSFTRRRRCMLAEGGLRII; encoded by the coding sequence ATGGAAATTGGGGCGAAAGAGATAGAACTGATTGTAAGGGAAGTGCTTGCAGGCATAGAAGGCAGAGGCGTAAAGCCTTCCTGTATTCCCTCTCAAAGTGAAAACGGGGTATTTGACCGGGTGGAGGATGCCATTGCAGCGGCTCACGCGGCACAGCGTCAATGGGCAGAGCATTACAGGGTCGGGGACAGGCGGAGAATCATTGAGGCCATACGGCTGACTGCAAAAAGCCATGCAAAAACCCTGGCAAAAATGGTTTGGGAAGAAACCGGAATGGGGCGTTTTGAGGATAAGATCCAGAAGCACATGGCTGTTATTGAAAAAACTCCGGGTGTGGAATGTCTGACCACGGATGCCATTTCCGGTGATGAAGGGCTGATGATAGAAGAGTATGCTCCCTTTGGAGTGATCGGAGCCATCACGCCGTCCACCAACCCAACGGAGACAATAATAAACAATACCATCAGCATGATAGCCGGAGGAAATTCCGTTGTGTTTAACGTTCATCCGGGAGCGAAAAGATGCTGTGCCCACTGCCTGAAGCTTCTTCATCAGGCCATTGTGGAAAACGGAGGCCCGGCAAATTTAATCACCATGCAGAAAGAGCCTGACATGGAGGCAGTGAGCAAAATGACGGCTGATCCCAGAATCCGCCTTATGGTTGGTACAGGAGGCATGCCAATGGTAAATGCCCTGCTTCGCTCCGGAAAGAAGACCATCGGAGCAGGTGCGGGAAACCCGCCGGTCATTGTAGACGATACCGCGGATATAAGCCTTGCTGCAAAAGAGATTTACCGTGGTGCTTCCTTTGATAACAACATTTTGTGTTTGGCGGAAAAAGAAGTTTTTGTCATGGAAAGGGCCGCGGATGAACTGGTGAATAAGCTGGAAAAGGAAGGTGCCTACCTGCTTAATTCCATGGAGTTAAATGAAATCCTTAAGTTTGCCATGATTGAAAAAAACGGCAGCTATGAAGTGAATAAAAGGTGGGTTGGAAAGGATGCGGCCCGGTTTTTGGAAGCGATCGGGGTTTCCGGCCATAAGGATGTCCGCCTTCTCATCTGCGAGACAGACAGAAGCCATCCTTTTGTCATGGTAGAGCAGCTGATGCCCATACTTCCCATCGTGCGGTTAAGGACCTTTGAAGAATGTGTGGAGTGTGCGGTGGCGGCAGAGTCTGGCAACAGGCATACGGCGTCCATGTTTTCCAGAAATGTTGAGAACATGACCAAATTCGGAAAAGTAATTGAAACCACCATTTTTACGAAAAACGGTTCAACTTTAAAAGGGGTAGGGATCGGCGGAGAGGGTCATACGACCATGACCATCGCAGGCCCCACCGGAGAGGGTCTTACCTGTGCGAGAAGTTTTACCAGAAGACGCAGATGCATGCTGGCAGAAGGAGGCCTGCGGATCATCTAG
- a CDS encoding class II aldolase/adducin family protein, producing the protein MMTVQGVKYMSDFEAKKAILDIGRRMYNKGFVASNDGNISCKVGPNTIWTTPTGVSKGFMTQDMLVKMDLNGKVLMGRYKPSSEVKMHLRVYKENPDVQAVTHAHPLVATSFAIAGISLDAAILTEAVLGLGSIPVAKYATPGTDEVPDSIAPFVNTHNGVLLANHGALTWGKDIYQAFFRLESIEYYATILMYTGNIIGRQNLLSCDQVNKLLDIRHKLGITAGGIPPCSPEETNMKDVVSVSEVRPAEQKVPGPALKGVTSIVRPGESLPVSGCGCTGVAQKASASEKQKPVQAEALGKAKEEIIAEVVRRVTEQLC; encoded by the coding sequence ATGATGACAGTTCAAGGCGTAAAGTACATGTCTGATTTTGAAGCCAAAAAGGCAATTTTGGACATCGGCAGGCGCATGTACAACAAAGGCTTTGTGGCCTCAAATGATGGAAACATCAGTTGTAAGGTAGGACCGAACACCATCTGGACGACGCCGACCGGGGTATCAAAGGGATTTATGACACAGGATATGCTGGTGAAAATGGATTTAAACGGAAAAGTGCTGATGGGAAGATATAAGCCCTCCTCAGAAGTTAAAATGCATCTCAGGGTTTATAAAGAAAATCCGGATGTGCAGGCAGTCACCCATGCCCACCCGCTGGTTGCAACCAGCTTTGCCATTGCCGGGATCAGCCTGGATGCCGCCATCCTTACGGAAGCGGTGCTGGGGCTTGGATCAATCCCGGTTGCAAAATACGCAACGCCGGGCACGGATGAAGTTCCTGATTCCATCGCGCCCTTTGTAAACACCCACAATGGCGTACTTCTTGCAAACCATGGGGCGCTGACCTGGGGAAAAGATATTTACCAGGCATTTTTCAGGCTGGAATCCATTGAGTATTATGCGACCATATTGATGTATACAGGCAATATCATCGGGCGCCAGAATCTGCTTTCCTGTGATCAGGTAAATAAGCTGCTGGATATCCGGCATAAGCTTGGCATCACAGCAGGTGGGATTCCCCCATGCTCCCCGGAGGAGACGAACATGAAGGATGTGGTTTCGGTATCAGAGGTCCGGCCGGCAGAACAAAAAGTTCCGGGGCCTGCATTAAAAGGAGTAACTTCCATTGTAAGACCGGGAGAGAGCCTGCCGGTTTCCGGCTGCGGCTGTACCGGTGTGGCACAGAAGGCTTCGGCCTCAGAGAAACAAAAGCCTGTGCAGGCGGAAGCACTAGGTAAGGCAAAGGAGGAAATCATAGCCGAAGTAGTGAGAAGGGTGACAGAGCAGCTATGCTAG
- a CDS encoding DeoR/GlpR family DNA-binding transcription regulator yields the protein MLAVTRKAKIKDIILEKKSVTVTELSKIFSVTEETIRRDLKQLEDDGFLTRTYGGAFIQDGVENNVDLTIRETAYMESKQAIAKKCLSIIHNGDSIFLDASTTALQLAKTLQGMRLTVVTNSLLIINELYDKEDIRLISIGGSYTPRDKAFVGNTALKNLESFYLDKTFMSCRSVSMEHGITDSNEAIAAIRQMLMTRSNHVYLIADHSKFDKTSFIRISGFETITGLVTDKRMDDQWREYLFKNNVELYEATES from the coding sequence ATGTTAGCAGTAACGAGGAAAGCCAAGATCAAAGATATTATTTTAGAAAAGAAAAGCGTTACGGTAACCGAACTTTCCAAAATCTTCTCCGTGACTGAGGAAACCATCCGGCGGGATTTAAAGCAATTGGAGGATGATGGGTTCCTGACCAGAACATATGGCGGTGCATTCATACAAGACGGGGTTGAGAATAACGTAGATTTAACGATCCGGGAAACCGCATATATGGAAAGCAAGCAGGCCATCGCGAAAAAGTGCCTGTCAATCATTCACAACGGGGACTCTATTTTCCTGGATGCTTCTACCACGGCCCTTCAGCTGGCAAAGACCTTACAGGGAATGCGCCTTACCGTGGTAACAAATTCCCTGCTGATCATCAATGAACTGTATGACAAAGAAGATATCCGCCTGATTTCCATCGGAGGCTCCTATACTCCCAGGGACAAAGCTTTTGTAGGCAATACGGCCCTTAAGAACCTGGAGTCCTTTTACCTGGATAAAACCTTTATGTCCTGCCGGAGCGTTTCCATGGAACACGGGATCACCGATTCCAATGAAGCTATTGCCGCCATACGCCAGATGCTGATGACCAGGAGCAATCACGTTTATCTCATTGCAGACCACTCTAAATTCGATAAGACTTCATTTATCCGGATATCCGGTTTTGAAACCATAACAGGACTAGTCACTGACAAACGGATGGACGACCAGTGGAGAGAATACCTTTTCAAAAACAATGTAGAACTTTATGAAGCAACGGAAAGTTGA
- the mtnA gene encoding S-methyl-5-thioribose-1-phosphate isomerase yields the protein MSEETKKSIMDYDTVALDEENNALVIIDQTQLPYHTEILSLTKQEDIWNAIYLLQVRGAPAIGVAAAIGIYLAAREIKADGYDDFYAEFQKAKDYLDSARPTAVNLSWALKRMEQVVLKNKEKTVPEIVELLHKEAIEIREEDIWVCKMIGEYGLSLVKPGDGLLTHCNAGQLATVKYGTATAPMYLGHERGYGFRIFSDETRPLLQGARLTSFELKESGLDVTVICDNMSATVMRNGWVDAVFVGCDRVAANGDTANKIGTSMVALAAKRYGVPMYICAPTSTIDLNTPTGKEIHIEERPAEEVVEMWYKKRMAPEGVKVFNPAFDVTDHDLIAGIVTEYGIAKAPYTESLKEIFRKKEEALKEKEM from the coding sequence ATGAGCGAAGAAACAAAAAAATCCATCATGGACTATGATACCGTGGCGCTTGACGAGGAGAACAATGCCCTGGTGATCATAGATCAGACACAGCTTCCGTATCATACGGAAATTCTTTCCCTGACAAAACAGGAGGATATCTGGAATGCAATCTATCTTCTCCAGGTAAGAGGGGCGCCTGCCATCGGAGTGGCGGCGGCCATCGGCATCTATCTGGCCGCAAGAGAGATCAAGGCAGATGGTTATGATGATTTTTATGCAGAATTTCAAAAAGCAAAGGACTATCTTGATTCCGCACGTCCCACTGCCGTTAATTTATCATGGGCGCTGAAGCGGATGGAACAGGTGGTTTTGAAAAACAAAGAGAAGACCGTTCCTGAAATCGTAGAGCTTCTCCATAAAGAGGCCATAGAGATCCGGGAAGAGGATATCTGGGTTTGCAAGATGATAGGTGAATATGGCCTTTCTCTTGTGAAACCGGGTGATGGTCTTTTGACCCATTGCAATGCCGGGCAGCTGGCAACGGTAAAATACGGGACCGCTACGGCTCCCATGTACCTGGGACACGAAAGAGGCTATGGCTTCCGCATCTTTTCCGATGAGACCAGACCCCTTCTTCAGGGGGCCAGGCTGACTTCCTTCGAATTAAAGGAATCAGGTCTTGACGTCACTGTGATCTGCGACAATATGTCAGCCACAGTCATGAGAAATGGCTGGGTGGATGCCGTATTTGTGGGCTGTGACCGGGTTGCGGCCAATGGGGATACTGCAAACAAGATCGGTACATCCATGGTTGCTCTGGCAGCCAAACGCTATGGTGTGCCCATGTATATCTGCGCGCCCACATCCACCATTGACTTGAACACCCCTACCGGCAAGGAGATCCACATTGAGGAGCGTCCTGCAGAGGAAGTAGTGGAAATGTGGTATAAAAAACGGATGGCTCCGGAAGGCGTAAAGGTATTTAATCCCGCATTTGATGTAACGGACCATGATCTGATCGCAGGAATCGTGACAGAGTATGGGATTGCCAAAGCGCCTTATACAGAATCATTAAAAGAAATATTCAGGAAAAAGGAAGAGGCCCTGAAAGAAAAAGAAATGTAA
- the mtnK gene encoding S-methyl-5-thioribose kinase: MSKYDSYFLMKAEEVPDYVQEKLSWFDKDASLECKEIGDGNLNYVFRVKDPASGKSIIVKQAGEALRISAEMHVSTDRGRIEAKILGIQDSFAPGLVPKVYLYDGTMCAMAMEDMTGHTMMRTGLLKHETYPKFADHVTTFMVNSLLRTTDIVMGHKEKKELVKSFINPDLCEISEDLVYSEPFIDYNQRNNVFPPNADFVKKELYGDQALHLEAAKLKFEFMNNAQSLIHGDLHTGSVFINREHTYIFDPEFAFFGPMGYDIGNVIANMFFAWCNGDAAIEDEKEKEEFCGWCLNTISDIVDLFIEKYNKVFDEYVTETMAKVPGFKEWYLEGILSDTAGVAGLESIRRTVGMANVIDITTIPDKEKRARAEKIVITLAKNYIMNRRSFRRGADYINAIKEAVNKF; the protein is encoded by the coding sequence ATGTCTAAATACGACAGTTATTTTTTGATGAAAGCGGAAGAGGTACCGGATTATGTTCAGGAGAAGCTCTCCTGGTTTGATAAGGATGCCAGTCTGGAATGCAAGGAAATCGGAGACGGAAACTTAAACTACGTGTTCCGTGTAAAGGATCCTGCAAGCGGGAAATCCATTATCGTAAAGCAGGCAGGAGAAGCACTTCGTATTTCAGCAGAAATGCATGTTTCCACCGACCGGGGAAGAATTGAAGCAAAGATCCTGGGAATTCAGGATTCCTTTGCACCGGGGCTGGTTCCAAAGGTTTATCTGTATGACGGAACCATGTGTGCCATGGCAATGGAGGATATGACCGGCCATACCATGATGCGTACCGGTCTGTTAAAGCATGAGACCTATCCCAAATTTGCAGACCATGTGACCACCTTTATGGTAAATTCCCTTCTGCGCACAACGGATATTGTCATGGGACACAAAGAGAAGAAGGAGCTGGTTAAAAGCTTTATCAATCCGGACTTATGCGAAATTTCAGAAGATCTGGTATACAGTGAGCCCTTTATTGATTACAACCAAAGGAACAATGTATTTCCTCCCAATGCGGATTTTGTGAAAAAGGAACTGTACGGGGATCAGGCCCTGCATCTGGAGGCTGCCAAACTGAAATTTGAGTTTATGAACAATGCTCAGTCCTTAATTCACGGGGATTTACATACTGGATCTGTGTTTATCAACAGGGAGCATACCTATATCTTTGACCCGGAATTCGCTTTCTTTGGGCCTATGGGCTATGATATCGGCAATGTCATTGCAAACATGTTTTTTGCATGGTGCAACGGTGATGCTGCCATAGAGGATGAAAAGGAAAAAGAAGAGTTTTGCGGCTGGTGTTTAAACACCATCTCTGATATCGTGGATCTGTTCATTGAAAAATATAATAAGGTATTTGACGAGTATGTGACGGAAACCATGGCAAAGGTCCCGGGATTCAAAGAATGGTATCTGGAAGGCATCCTTTCCGATACTGCCGGAGTGGCAGGGCTTGAATCCATCCGCCGGACCGTGGGAATGGCCAATGTTATTGATATTACCACGATTCCTGATAAGGAAAAACGGGCCAGAGCCGAAAAGATCGTCATTACTCTGGCAAAGAATTATATCATGAACCGCCGCAGCTTCCGTCGCGGAGCGGATTACATAAACGCGATAAAAGAGGCAGTAAACAAATTCTGA
- a CDS encoding ABC transporter permease yields the protein MSGAEKVKKKRNVGDFVTKWGTIATMLIMFILFTFGNWSKDTGSSMFLTQSNMITILRAVSITTIIAIGLTFALAVNGMDLSIGATAQFANVFVMTCFVWHNINIGVSIILTVVICLSVAVINSILIVKFKIPDMVAALSVMFMYQGVSMTYSKGGAITERMTRADGTQAPGLVPEAFRALGKEPWLIIIMICVVLFAYFFLNYTKHGRYMYAVGGNPEAAQLSGIPVAKYKILAYFLSATFAAIGGICLAARVGTAQISAGDAYLMPSVCAAYIGFSVLGAGKANAFGTFAGAVLVGMLENGLIMMSVPYYAMNIIKGAVLAIALAMTYASGKTKNVN from the coding sequence ATGTCTGGGGCAGAGAAGGTAAAAAAGAAAAGGAACGTTGGGGATTTTGTGACAAAATGGGGTACCATCGCAACTATGCTCATCATGTTCATCCTGTTCACATTTGGAAACTGGAGTAAGGATACGGGATCGAGCATGTTTCTGACCCAGTCCAATATGATCACGATCCTTCGTGCAGTATCCATTACTACCATCATTGCAATTGGTCTTACATTTGCCCTGGCGGTAAACGGCATGGATCTTTCCATTGGAGCTACGGCCCAGTTTGCAAATGTTTTTGTTATGACATGCTTTGTATGGCACAACATCAATATCGGTGTTTCCATCATTCTTACGGTGGTCATTTGCTTAAGCGTTGCGGTGATCAACAGCATTTTGATCGTTAAATTCAAGATACCCGATATGGTTGCGGCACTTTCCGTAATGTTTATGTATCAGGGAGTTTCCATGACCTATTCAAAGGGCGGCGCCATCACAGAGCGTATGACCCGTGCCGATGGGACCCAGGCTCCCGGTCTTGTTCCTGAAGCCTTCCGGGCATTAGGAAAGGAACCATGGCTGATCATCATCATGATCTGCGTGGTGCTGTTCGCATACTTTTTCTTAAATTACACCAAACACGGCAGATACATGTATGCGGTAGGCGGAAATCCTGAGGCAGCCCAGCTTTCCGGAATTCCGGTGGCAAAGTATAAGATCCTTGCATACTTTCTGTCAGCAACCTTTGCGGCTATCGGCGGAATCTGTCTGGCGGCCCGTGTGGGAACGGCACAGATTTCAGCAGGTGATGCCTACCTGATGCCTTCCGTGTGTGCGGCTTATATCGGGTTTTCCGTATTGGGTGCAGGAAAAGCCAATGCATTCGGAACCTTTGCGGGAGCGGTGCTTGTGGGTATGCTGGAAAACGGTCTTATCATGATGTCCGTGCCTTATTATGCCATGAACATCATAAAGGGTGCAGTCCTTGCCATTGCCCTTGCCATGACCTATGCAAGCGGCAAGACTAAAAATGTAAACTAA
- a CDS encoding sugar ABC transporter ATP-binding protein, producing MTEVKLEMKDISIEFPGVKALDGVDFGLKSGTIHALVGANGAGKSTLMKVLAGVNTHYTGQIYVGGEPVEIRCPKDAKNLGIEIVFQEVDTALIPYLSVAENVMFNTLVNKMGRKQIVHWKEIRQAAETVLKKLNVDVDINKQVSGLTLAQKQMVLIARCVAEKCRFLILDEPTAPLSNSETQELFRVVRELAKENVGVVFISHRLSELYEICETITIMRDGKLVTELPLSRELEVNTLVEYMLGRSYEDNYIKKKCEIGGPLLEIENLSEREGKVKNINMTVCKGEIIGVAGLVGAGKTELCKTLFSAYQQSGGTMKLNGKVIKAKGPTQAVKNGLALVPEERRKEGVLISDPVVSNISVAAMEKYTNRLSVVNKKREKEDAKGMISGLGIKTPSENQVVALLSGGNQQKVVVGKWLNKDSEVYIFDEPTKGIDVGAKQDMYELIEGLAARGKGIIYATCEFQEILSICDRIYVMYDGEIMKELNAADTNEKELLYYSTGGK from the coding sequence ATGACCGAAGTGAAACTTGAAATGAAAGATATATCCATCGAATTTCCTGGAGTAAAGGCTTTGGATGGAGTTGATTTTGGTCTGAAAAGTGGTACGATTCATGCGCTTGTGGGTGCCAATGGCGCAGGTAAGTCCACCTTGATGAAAGTGCTTGCCGGTGTCAATACGCATTACACAGGACAAATTTACGTTGGAGGGGAACCGGTGGAAATCCGGTGCCCCAAAGACGCAAAAAATCTTGGGATAGAAATCGTATTTCAGGAAGTTGACACCGCGTTGATCCCCTATCTGTCCGTGGCTGAGAATGTAATGTTCAACACGCTGGTCAATAAAATGGGGCGAAAACAAATCGTGCACTGGAAAGAGATCAGGCAGGCAGCAGAAACGGTATTAAAGAAATTAAATGTGGATGTGGATATTAACAAACAGGTATCAGGACTTACCCTGGCACAAAAGCAGATGGTTCTCATAGCCAGATGCGTGGCGGAAAAGTGCCGGTTCCTTATTTTAGATGAGCCAACGGCCCCTCTTTCCAATTCCGAGACACAGGAATTGTTCCGGGTGGTCCGTGAGCTGGCAAAAGAGAATGTGGGAGTCGTGTTTATTTCCCACCGCTTAAGTGAGCTTTATGAGATTTGTGAAACGATTACTATTATGAGAGACGGCAAGCTGGTGACTGAATTGCCGCTTTCTAGGGAACTGGAAGTAAATACTCTTGTCGAATATATGTTAGGCCGTAGCTATGAGGATAATTACATCAAGAAAAAGTGCGAGATCGGCGGGCCGTTGCTTGAGATAGAAAACCTTTCCGAAAGGGAAGGGAAAGTAAAAAATATCAACATGACCGTTTGCAAAGGGGAAATTATCGGTGTGGCAGGATTGGTGGGCGCAGGCAAGACAGAGCTTTGCAAGACCCTGTTTTCCGCTTACCAGCAGTCAGGCGGCACCATGAAGCTGAACGGAAAAGTGATCAAGGCAAAAGGTCCTACCCAGGCTGTTAAAAATGGGCTTGCACTGGTTCCGGAGGAACGGAGAAAAGAAGGTGTCCTGATTTCGGATCCGGTTGTATCCAATATCTCTGTGGCAGCCATGGAAAAATATACGAACCGGCTTTCTGTGGTAAACAAGAAGCGGGAAAAAGAGGACGCCAAAGGTATGATAAGCGGCCTTGGAATCAAGACGCCATCCGAGAACCAGGTCGTTGCCCTGTTGTCCGGCGGAAACCAGCAGAAGGTGGTCGTTGGAAAATGGCTCAACAAGGATTCGGAGGTTTATATTTTCGATGAGCCGACCAAGGGAATCGACGTGGGAGCCAAGCAGGATATGTATGAGTTGATTGAAGGCTTGGCAGCCAGGGGAAAAGGCATCATTTATGCCACCTGCGAATTCCAGGAAATATTAAGTATCTGCGATCGCATCTATGTGATGTATGACGGAGAGATCATGAAAGAATTAAATGCAGCGGATACAAACGAAAAAGAACTGCTTTACTATTCGACAGGAGGTAAATGA
- a CDS encoding substrate-binding domain-containing protein, whose protein sequence is MKKKLAMVLAAAMVMSMTACGSSGTAAPATTEAKTEAPKTEQTTAAEKVENAQATGSLEGKKIAVVRNLAAGDHTQQFLDGCVSEGKKFGWTVDTFVTDGDDAKAQETVAQVIAKDYQGIIVSHGQLSYSYDMLKPARDKGMEVVTFDTMPFKGGDASGELLEGVTSTAQNDQALAELSLGYMMKEFEAKGGKYPMKVLKTFMGPGIPPLDRRNEIYTKLEAEGKIQTLEVIAPSDSANARGDMTNKTAAILPKYPEGSVDAIWGCYDELAKGVLQALNDAGRTDIPMYTIDVSNDDIQLMVKNPDVWKSTAAVDPKLIGIVDARLLALKFMGEETPDYFNLNACNIETTQLTDQTTMNDLGSIIDGWGDAEDPKGALYTDVIKNKYVN, encoded by the coding sequence ATGAAAAAGAAGTTAGCAATGGTGCTTGCAGCGGCAATGGTAATGTCAATGACTGCATGCGGCAGCAGCGGCACAGCCGCTCCGGCAACCACAGAAGCAAAGACGGAAGCCCCTAAAACGGAACAGACGACTGCCGCGGAGAAGGTAGAAAACGCCCAGGCCACAGGCTCTTTGGAAGGAAAGAAGATTGCCGTTGTGCGGAACCTGGCAGCAGGAGATCATACCCAGCAGTTTTTAGACGGCTGTGTATCCGAGGGGAAGAAGTTTGGCTGGACCGTAGACACCTTTGTAACGGACGGCGATGATGCAAAGGCTCAGGAGACGGTAGCTCAGGTCATTGCAAAGGATTATCAGGGAATTATCGTATCTCATGGACAGCTTTCTTATTCCTACGATATGTTAAAGCCTGCCAGAGACAAAGGCATGGAGGTTGTCACCTTTGATACCATGCCATTTAAGGGCGGCGATGCAAGCGGCGAGCTTCTTGAAGGAGTAACTTCTACCGCTCAGAATGATCAGGCCCTGGCTGAGCTTTCTCTTGGCTACATGATGAAAGAATTTGAAGCAAAAGGCGGAAAATACCCGATGAAAGTTTTAAAGACCTTCATGGGCCCTGGAATCCCGCCACTGGACAGACGTAACGAAATCTATACCAAGCTGGAAGCAGAAGGCAAGATCCAGACTCTGGAAGTGATTGCACCATCTGATTCAGCCAATGCCCGCGGCGATATGACCAACAAGACAGCAGCCATTCTTCCAAAATATCCGGAAGGCTCCGTAGATGCCATCTGGGGCTGCTACGATGAGCTGGCAAAGGGTGTATTACAGGCATTAAACGACGCAGGCCGTACCGATATCCCGATGTACACCATTGACGTATCCAACGATGACATTCAGTTAATGGTAAAGAATCCTGACGTATGGAAATCTACTGCAGCCGTTGATCCCAAGCTGATCGGTATTGTAGATGCCCGTCTTCTGGCTCTGAAATTTATGGGAGAAGAGACACCGGATTACTTTAACTTAAATGCATGCAACATTGAAACAACCCAGCTCACAGATCAGACCACCATGAATGATTTGGGAAGCATCATTGATGGCTGGGGCGATGCCGAAGATCCTAAGGGCGCTTTGTATACTGATGTAATCAAGAACAAATATGTAAATTAA